A single Halarcobacter anaerophilus DNA region contains:
- a CDS encoding helix-turn-helix domain-containing protein: protein MEKEEFNELLKKASLSKKEFASIIGISVGSLNNWGSSQGIPYWVESWLNNYIKAKDMDKVVEAVKPHIK, encoded by the coding sequence ATGGAAAAAGAAGAATTTAATGAGTTATTAAAAAAAGCATCATTATCAAAAAAAGAGTTTGCAAGTATTATAGGGATTAGTGTTGGTTCACTTAATAATTGGGGCAGTTCACAAGGAATACCATATTGGGTAGAATCTTGGCTAAATAACTATATTAAAGCCAAAGATATGGATAAGGTCGTAGAGGCTGTAAAACCTCATATAAAATAA
- a CDS encoding helix-turn-helix domain-containing protein, producing the protein MINKFNEFISKFKFITHLNTDIDVARELKIDNSTFATMKRNDRIPYEQVINYCKDKCIDLNWIINIKNN; encoded by the coding sequence ATGATCAATAAATTTAATGAGTTTATATCAAAATTTAAATTCATTACACACCTTAATACAGATATTGATGTTGCACGAGAACTAAAAATAGACAATTCTACTTTTGCAACAATGAAGAGAAACGATAGAATTCCCTATGAGCAGGTTATTAACTACTGTAAAGATAAATGTATTGACCTTAATTGGATTATTAATATAAAAAATAATTAG
- a CDS encoding S24 family peptidase — protein sequence MSTIYEALLRIEELYDCKSIADTANLLGMPKNTFYDNRIKAKNDFNKIKELETEKNPIKKELLKKAISNSKQKHYSNALYHQFIELAIKDNLNLNWVFNGNLPIHNSSEEKVAKIVQKHYIKESITEDTVAIPYFSDIKASAGNGYINEENEEPDFIVLPKNMIKGKNINALKVDGDSMAPNIKPDSIIFVDLSKKKLKNASVYVVRYEDEVYIKRLEELEDYILLRSDNIAYNTITAKKEDVFIIGQVIDSLSLGNIE from the coding sequence ATGTCAACTATATATGAAGCTCTTTTAAGAATAGAAGAGCTATATGATTGTAAATCAATTGCAGATACAGCTAATTTATTAGGCATGCCTAAAAATACCTTTTATGATAATAGGATTAAAGCAAAAAATGACTTTAATAAAATCAAAGAATTAGAAACGGAAAAAAATCCTATAAAAAAAGAATTACTAAAAAAAGCAATATCTAATAGTAAACAAAAACATTATTCAAATGCTCTTTATCATCAATTCATAGAATTGGCTATTAAAGATAATTTGAATTTGAATTGGGTATTTAACGGTAATTTACCAATTCACAACAGTAGTGAAGAAAAAGTAGCAAAAATAGTTCAAAAACACTATATAAAAGAATCCATTACCGAAGATACTGTTGCTATCCCGTATTTTAGTGATATAAAAGCAAGTGCCGGGAATGGTTATATTAATGAAGAAAATGAAGAACCAGATTTTATAGTTCTGCCAAAGAATATGATAAAAGGCAAAAATATAAATGCATTAAAAGTAGATGGTGATTCTATGGCTCCAAATATAAAACCTGATTCTATAATTTTTGTTGATTTATCAAAGAAAAAACTAAAAAATGCATCTGTATATGTTGTACGATATGAAGATGAAGTTTATATTAAAAGATTAGAAGAGCTAGAAGATTATATACTTCTAAGATCTGATAATATTGCTTATAATACAATAACTGCAAAAAAAGAAGATGTTTTTATAATTGGCCAAGTGATAGATTCTCTATCTTTAGGAAATATAGAATAG
- a CDS encoding portal protein — MNEKQRKDWLLLEELKQQVDESTFHFRKSKDTAKRVNSYIKGDQLPQEVKELLAERDQPEMWENIFKKIDAKISGLKITSKQEIKAFGRQKGEDRVQANLITNILKTTMDSTEWWANKKRADLSLRSSGVSIVEAKIKNTGERDILGKRIKEIRYEHLPTSQCHLDPFAINPDYSDARYFHRERLLVIDELYRYFPKEKVDKLRVYTQEYYNEYSSKSTSQYSKRAKIYYSWFRKWNQRKKRDVIYYAIWSDEVILETKESPYNLRRFPISIRRMDEIDYEDPADVRGLYYNLLPIQDRINNCHLRAIHMMGTNKLLFESDAVDDAETFIEDYSQDSAVVEVNSGAITGKKIQDIKQYNEIANLRSEIADLRNQAEAIVGMNNEILGSAVNRLSGAAIENRQNAGLVGLQDFIDTSAEQDKDLAEISLELIQQYFTAETVYKITEKSEADAYFIANELERDANGAVIREAGQPKRKNSLQIGRYDIILQQMPYSRGSTAERQKVWAEYIKALQTTHPHLVPRMIEMSLLDTDSPVAMQVSKLIEEDRQAQEQNAGQAQQAQQFQMQKMQLEMQNMMAKIEEMQSKANLNKAKEEEIKSDINTPAKVGATA; from the coding sequence ATGAATGAAAAACAAAGAAAAGATTGGTTACTTTTAGAAGAGCTAAAACAACAAGTAGATGAATCAACCTTTCATTTTAGAAAATCAAAAGATACAGCCAAAAGAGTAAACTCTTATATAAAAGGGGACCAATTACCACAAGAGGTAAAAGAACTATTAGCAGAACGTGACCAGCCTGAAATGTGGGAAAATATCTTCAAAAAAATAGATGCTAAGATATCCGGTCTTAAAATTACTTCAAAACAAGAGATTAAAGCATTTGGAAGACAAAAAGGCGAAGATAGAGTTCAAGCAAATCTAATCACAAATATTCTTAAAACAACTATGGACTCTACCGAATGGTGGGCAAATAAAAAAAGAGCCGACCTAAGTCTAAGAAGTAGTGGAGTAAGTATTGTAGAAGCTAAGATAAAAAATACAGGCGAAAGAGATATCTTAGGAAAAAGAATAAAAGAGATAAGATACGAACATCTTCCAACTTCTCAATGTCATTTAGATCCATTTGCAATAAATCCAGACTATAGCGATGCTAGATATTTTCATAGAGAAAGATTACTTGTAATAGATGAACTATACAGATACTTTCCAAAAGAAAAAGTAGACAAACTAAGAGTATATACTCAAGAATACTACAATGAATACTCTTCGAAATCTACAAGCCAATATAGCAAAAGAGCAAAGATATATTATAGTTGGTTTAGAAAATGGAATCAAAGAAAGAAAAGAGATGTTATCTATTATGCTATTTGGAGTGATGAAGTTATTTTAGAAACAAAAGAATCACCATATAATCTTAGAAGATTTCCTATAAGTATAAGAAGAATGGACGAGATAGATTATGAGGACCCAGCAGATGTAAGAGGTTTATATTATAATCTTTTACCAATTCAAGATAGGATAAACAACTGCCACCTAAGAGCTATTCATATGATGGGTACAAACAAACTTCTTTTTGAATCTGATGCTGTAGATGATGCTGAGACTTTTATAGAAGATTACTCTCAAGATAGTGCCGTTGTAGAAGTAAACAGCGGTGCAATTACCGGTAAAAAAATACAAGATATCAAACAATACAATGAAATAGCAAATTTAAGAAGCGAAATAGCCGACCTAAGGAACCAAGCTGAAGCAATAGTTGGTATGAACAATGAGATTTTAGGTAGTGCAGTAAACAGACTAAGTGGAGCTGCTATCGAAAACAGACAAAATGCAGGTTTAGTAGGTCTTCAAGATTTTATAGATACAAGTGCAGAACAAGATAAAGATTTAGCAGAGATATCTCTTGAATTGATACAACAGTACTTCACAGCTGAAACAGTTTATAAAATCACAGAGAAAAGTGAAGCTGATGCATACTTCATAGCAAATGAACTAGAAAGAGATGCAAACGGTGCAGTTATTAGAGAAGCTGGCCAACCAAAAAGAAAGAACAGTTTACAAATAGGAAGATATGATATCATCCTACAACAAATGCCATACAGCAGAGGTAGTACAGCAGAACGTCAAAAAGTATGGGCAGAGTATATCAAGGCTTTACAAACTACTCATCCTCACCTGGTGCCAAGAATGATTGAGATGAGTTTATTAGATACAGATTCACCTGTAGCAATGCAAGTAAGTAAACTAATAGAAGAAGATAGACAAGCCCAAGAACAAAATGCAGGGCAAGCACAGCAAGCTCAACAATTTCAAATGCAAAAAATGCAGTTAGAAATGCAAAATATGATGGCTAAAATCGAAGAGATGCAAAGTAAGGCTAATCTAAATAAAGCAAAAGAGGAAGAGATAAAATCTGATATAAATACACCAGCTAAAGTTGGAGCTACTGCTTAG
- a CDS encoding ParB/RepB/Spo0J family partition protein has product MSKKDFEGFNDILVDGEIVKDLVSDSSSCIDISLVKRNPHQPRFYENEEEVEELMESIKGAYEDLLQTNYFDESKIKPEDGLLQPIIVSPCDDGTFICVGGHRRLKACKRLGHKTIKANIVKLDESQLVTFSIVENLQRKNLSDFETALAIDKAIASGAFDSESKLAETLGKKPSFISKCKNVLKLPTVILDDLHQDRTNIGLEILNDLQRLQNSVTQEDLYFKYKAGEIKGADIRAAIKEEKNKYDCKEPYTISDKNIKFNFTWNHLSKEQQKRFQEKLSKLIEQYEDIPEIEYIDSSNKSNVYIKYKKDAVFVTCKEAVDIINKSKQKIIELGSKLNPEDNCNLIESLPNRSLYEEDDQKFLKLNEDI; this is encoded by the coding sequence ATGAGTAAAAAAGATTTTGAAGGATTTAATGATATCTTAGTTGATGGTGAGATAGTAAAGGATTTAGTTTCTGATTCATCTTCTTGTATTGATATTTCTTTAGTAAAAAGAAATCCACATCAACCTAGATTTTATGAAAATGAGGAAGAGGTAGAGGAGCTTATGGAATCTATCAAAGGTGCATATGAAGACTTGCTTCAAACAAATTATTTTGATGAGTCTAAGATAAAACCTGAAGATGGATTATTACAACCTATTATTGTATCTCCTTGTGATGATGGCACCTTTATTTGTGTTGGTGGGCATAGAAGACTTAAAGCTTGTAAAAGACTTGGCCATAAAACTATAAAAGCAAATATTGTGAAATTAGATGAGTCGCAGCTAGTTACTTTTAGTATAGTTGAAAATCTTCAAAGAAAAAATCTAAGTGATTTTGAAACTGCACTTGCAATTGATAAAGCTATTGCATCAGGTGCTTTTGATAGTGAGAGTAAATTGGCTGAAACTCTTGGTAAGAAACCATCTTTTATATCAAAGTGTAAAAATGTATTAAAATTACCCACTGTAATATTGGATGATCTACACCAGGATAGAACAAATATAGGTTTAGAGATATTAAATGATTTACAAAGATTACAAAACAGTGTGACTCAAGAGGATTTATATTTTAAATATAAAGCTGGAGAGATTAAAGGTGCAGATATAAGAGCTGCTATAAAAGAGGAAAAAAATAAATATGATTGTAAAGAACCATATACGATATCGGATAAGAATATAAAATTTAACTTTACTTGGAATCATTTGTCAAAAGAGCAACAAAAAAGATTTCAGGAAAAGTTATCTAAACTGATAGAGCAATATGAAGATATTCCAGAGATAGAATATATAGACTCTAGTAACAAAAGTAATGTGTATATTAAATATAAAAAAGATGCAGTTTTTGTTACTTGTAAAGAAGCAGTAGATATAATAAATAAGTCAAAACAAAAAATCATAGAATTGGGTAGTAAATTAAACCCTGAAGACAATTGTAATTTAATAGAAAGTCTTCCAAATAGAAGTTTATATGAAGAAGATGACCAAAAATTTTTAAAACTTAATGAGGATATATAA
- a CDS encoding ParA family protein yields the protein MKNIILTIAHTKGGVGKSTILVQIVIYLILKGFKVRVADCDPNKVTTFISRRRAKNKKLKGFDSTVISSVAALESFCSSDFDGITLIDTAGVDCALTRRAIELSNISVTPISPSTTEFIGFATFKRVVESIGVPTQKVKMIINQAHPRCKIDKDYSSFKKQLGCEFDFLNTNIIRVSDFDNSLSSGLGVIEVDKESKASKRIESLASELIELLEV from the coding sequence ATGAAAAATATAATTTTGACAATAGCTCATACAAAAGGTGGTGTGGGTAAATCTACGATTTTGGTACAAATTGTAATATATCTTATACTTAAAGGTTTTAAGGTTAGAGTTGCTGATTGTGACCCAAATAAGGTTACTACTTTTATAAGTAGAAGACGTGCAAAGAATAAAAAGCTTAAAGGTTTTGACTCTACAGTTATAAGTTCTGTTGCTGCTCTTGAGTCTTTTTGTTCAAGTGATTTTGATGGTATTACATTAATAGATACTGCAGGTGTGGATTGTGCTTTGACAAGAAGAGCTATAGAGTTGTCGAATATATCGGTTACTCCTATTTCACCTAGTACTACTGAGTTTATTGGTTTTGCTACTTTTAAAAGAGTTGTTGAGAGTATTGGTGTTCCTACTCAAAAGGTTAAGATGATAATAAATCAAGCTCATCCAAGATGTAAGATAGATAAAGATTATAGCAGCTTCAAAAAGCAGCTTGGTTGTGAGTTTGATTTTCTTAATACAAATATCATAAGAGTTAGTGATTTTGATAATTCACTTAGTTCCGGGCTTGGAGTAATAGAAGTAGATAAAGAATCAAAAGCTAGTAAAAGAATAGAATCATTAGCAAGTGAACTTATAGAACTATTGGAGGTGTAA
- a CDS encoding PBECR2 nuclease fold domain-containing protein → MQIDIFNNKEFQALPQEEKQTIVTNYFNKELADDEYKSLADDKKSTILNNFVNSQINPLVEKKDDKTETVQNVDINIENSLNKEEVLNRTITPPENNQGYQQIVNQDKPLETDVIPIVDNVLNSAADDVINSINPKDETQKEKKATEVLSHIQNVQFANKDLADMVKGFTGDDEALKNIQDKALQTNKAVVDTLYSIGINAIVDGNGEVKFKDDDGKFKTVGDDFWESLKEDISNNKYEIVGDIAGGAAGNRLTKKYLDSISSAAKIGGWRGKVAEFIGTLGGAAIGAFTGRAADVENSKDELLNMVDDLQKATNLKEVIDQNPTLQKALDGANMTIYGTAITSAVAEPIIKVGGRAIRLPKQAKDYVVNGNINGARDILKKDLKIDEQYIDDALRQAKENYQEVIDYTNNAITGKTKQQEQLLAATLEKGDANIIKGAIAKNETAARNLSDTIDQRTTTIQKNLDNNSSKIGGEEIKNYLNNYESQVKSDFIDMRKSFSDAFKETNYRFDLEDLNLNSVFRDMSKRVQDPDAKKRFQTLQTSIKNTIYDSNAQVGIDRDINGLLDLRQQLNRFYGQNEKYLTNKKDKDVFNSLKENIDNQIHKAVNDNLPEDVGTRLLDSFSKSMQGYRELGALSDNNVFKGIMGDAQSSEYRMDKLIKHMADDDSYVDDVLSKMSPNTRQTVEVAVIRDITDSFTAKTAQGQKAIAFEDLAKKLEGIKRNVRSQLGKETIDNLITYADKFGNKDLLYLDMAKGIKTKPKHNIATTLEGKIKMETANMFFQFIQSIKPGDDAKRLALQRHIASALERSRTPKEFATSVYEYPELADDSKQILRGLIKENNKILNAKNNVEAERLLKEAEQEKNRLFQIQQKIDDEIANFTTPSIAEIRAVESYTPDDKYGSFSQMTAKITRGTATPNEIEQYVKAKNKIDPKVLEAKVLENRYPISNEAITKLEDLKAFDSNKVNEILNDNEFNSLIYNLKQNKLPNTTKTMEDKFRDKFYELNKLYDNSKEDITKAKKTKDNLILGENRLIENNTVNNYLDNDFDIYRHLPYNDENWVKEFNLKSKDDTAIVRDILGNEVKISKNAADKIEKNNREHYFGLIKPTVENPTMILKHKDAEVYIKRFYDEEMKKYSIYSVTKDYGNNEVYLSSIVHRRDNQLVNKIREGEITYLNHGTVDGTPSSRATSPIQSTESLNENIIPNNTVKNQEIELPRELVDEGYTISDIGEFIDPEGKVLFSNAGTILAGGFTGGSETAFNQHDWNGDGEVDQTDILYGTIAGAIGLTTFKKKFPKLFENGNNSDAVIGSFAGKAPLGAIDNQGFYSTLEKVVDEKVGGKIDSVSLTKMLEKNSVKQDELEWSGLKDLIENNEKLTKEQIQQTLDDNRLVIEKLDNKKTKYGDYKISGGENYRELLFKTPKVPGDYTSQHWDESNIITFTRVDDRSIDNKKTLFLEELQSDWHQAGRKYGYEDDAKIAEVERNTEDIFTKYDMKFNNEITKKEHNQLIKKGLSAEENNTLNEYIKTSENLFDMVPDAPFKKNWAELGFKRMIQEAVSNDYEKIAWTTGQQQTKRYSLEKQLDTIVYNKQTGYIQGSKAGDEVIFKKVASDKEVEGLLGKELTQRLIDPKSSTRDEIFVLKGDELKFGGDGMKGFYDNIVPNIAKKLFKKYKVKPKMEELDDIEQMVWSIDITPAMKEDIKKYGQPLYMIGGTVVGLEALNNGAKDE, encoded by the coding sequence ATGCAAATTGATATTTTTAATAACAAAGAGTTTCAAGCTCTTCCCCAAGAAGAAAAACAAACTATAGTCACAAACTATTTCAACAAAGAGTTAGCGGATGACGAATACAAATCTTTAGCAGACGATAAAAAATCTACTATTTTAAATAACTTTGTAAATAGCCAAATAAATCCTTTAGTTGAAAAAAAGGATGATAAAACTGAAACTGTACAAAATGTTGATATCAATATAGAAAACAGTTTGAACAAGGAAGAAGTATTAAACAGAACTATTACTCCACCTGAAAATAATCAAGGTTATCAACAAATAGTAAATCAAGACAAACCTTTAGAAACAGATGTTATACCTATCGTTGACAATGTACTAAATAGTGCTGCTGATGATGTTATCAACAGTATAAATCCAAAAGATGAAACTCAAAAAGAGAAAAAAGCCACAGAGGTTTTATCTCATATTCAAAATGTACAATTTGCAAACAAAGACTTAGCTGATATGGTAAAAGGTTTTACTGGGGATGATGAAGCTTTAAAAAATATCCAAGACAAAGCTTTACAAACAAACAAAGCAGTTGTAGATACGCTTTATTCAATCGGTATTAATGCAATAGTTGATGGAAACGGTGAAGTAAAGTTCAAAGACGATGATGGAAAATTTAAAACAGTAGGTGATGATTTTTGGGAGAGTCTAAAAGAAGATATCTCAAATAACAAATATGAGATAGTAGGAGACATAGCTGGTGGAGCTGCTGGGAACAGACTTACAAAAAAATATCTGGATAGCATATCTTCGGCTGCTAAAATTGGTGGATGGAGAGGTAAAGTAGCAGAGTTTATCGGAACATTAGGTGGAGCAGCTATAGGAGCTTTTACAGGTCGTGCTGCTGATGTAGAAAATAGTAAAGATGAACTACTTAACATGGTAGATGATTTACAAAAAGCTACAAATCTAAAAGAAGTGATAGATCAAAACCCAACATTACAAAAAGCACTTGATGGGGCAAATATGACTATCTATGGTACAGCTATTACAAGTGCAGTTGCAGAACCTATTATAAAAGTTGGAGGAAGAGCAATAAGACTTCCTAAACAAGCAAAAGATTATGTAGTAAATGGAAATATCAATGGTGCAAGAGATATCCTAAAAAAAGATTTAAAGATAGATGAACAATACATCGATGATGCTCTTAGACAAGCAAAAGAAAACTATCAAGAAGTAATAGACTACACAAATAATGCAATTACAGGTAAAACAAAACAACAAGAACAATTACTAGCAGCTACACTTGAAAAAGGTGATGCCAATATCATCAAGGGTGCGATTGCAAAAAATGAAACAGCAGCAAGAAATCTAAGTGATACAATAGATCAACGAACTACTACAATTCAAAAAAATCTTGATAACAACTCTTCAAAGATTGGTGGAGAAGAGATTAAAAACTATCTTAATAACTATGAAAGTCAAGTTAAAAGTGATTTTATTGATATGAGAAAATCTTTTTCTGATGCTTTTAAAGAGACTAATTATAGATTTGATTTAGAAGATTTAAACTTAAACAGTGTTTTCAGAGATATGTCAAAAAGAGTACAGGACCCAGATGCTAAAAAAAGATTCCAAACACTTCAAACTTCTATCAAAAATACAATCTATGATAGCAATGCACAAGTAGGAATTGATAGAGATATAAACGGCTTATTAGATTTAAGACAGCAGCTAAATAGATTTTATGGCCAAAATGAAAAATATCTAACTAACAAAAAAGATAAAGATGTATTTAATTCACTAAAGGAAAATATAGATAATCAAATCCATAAAGCGGTAAATGACAATCTTCCAGAAGATGTAGGTACAAGACTACTTGATAGTTTTTCTAAATCTATGCAAGGTTATAGAGAGCTTGGAGCACTTAGTGACAACAATGTTTTTAAAGGCATCATGGGAGATGCACAAAGTAGCGAATATAGAATGGATAAACTTATCAAACATATGGCAGATGATGATAGTTATGTTGATGATGTGTTATCTAAAATGTCACCAAATACTAGACAAACAGTCGAAGTAGCAGTTATAAGAGACATAACAGACTCATTTACAGCAAAAACAGCACAAGGGCAAAAAGCTATAGCCTTTGAAGATTTAGCCAAAAAACTAGAAGGTATTAAAAGAAATGTCAGAAGTCAACTCGGAAAAGAAACTATTGACAATCTTATAACATATGCAGATAAGTTTGGTAACAAAGACTTGTTGTATCTTGATATGGCAAAAGGCATTAAAACAAAACCTAAACACAATATTGCAACAACACTTGAAGGTAAAATCAAAATGGAAACTGCAAATATGTTTTTCCAATTTATCCAATCAATCAAACCTGGAGATGATGCAAAAAGATTAGCTCTACAAAGACACATCGCAAGTGCATTAGAAAGAAGTAGAACTCCAAAAGAATTTGCAACAAGTGTATATGAATATCCTGAATTAGCTGATGATAGTAAACAAATTCTAAGAGGTCTAATAAAAGAAAACAATAAAATTCTAAATGCAAAAAATAACGTAGAAGCAGAAAGACTACTAAAAGAAGCAGAACAAGAAAAAAACAGACTATTTCAAATCCAACAAAAAATAGATGATGAGATAGCAAACTTTACAACTCCTTCAATAGCTGAAATAAGAGCAGTAGAATCTTATACTCCAGATGACAAATACGGTAGTTTCTCTCAAATGACAGCTAAAATCACAAGAGGAACAGCCACACCAAATGAGATAGAACAATATGTAAAAGCCAAAAACAAAATAGATCCAAAAGTTTTAGAAGCAAAAGTATTAGAAAATAGATATCCTATCTCAAATGAAGCCATTACAAAACTAGAAGATTTAAAAGCATTTGATAGTAATAAAGTAAATGAAATACTAAATGACAATGAATTTAATAGTCTTATCTATAACCTAAAACAAAACAAACTACCAAACACTACAAAAACAATGGAAGATAAGTTTAGAGACAAATTTTATGAGTTAAATAAACTATATGATAATTCAAAAGAGGATATCACTAAAGCTAAAAAAACAAAAGACAATTTAATCTTAGGTGAAAACAGATTAATTGAAAATAATACAGTGAATAATTATCTTGACAATGATTTTGATATTTATAGACACTTGCCATACAATGATGAAAATTGGGTAAAAGAATTTAATTTAAAATCAAAAGATGATACAGCAATAGTTAGAGATATTTTAGGAAATGAAGTAAAAATATCTAAAAATGCAGCTGATAAAATTGAAAAAAACAATAGAGAACATTATTTTGGATTAATTAAGCCAACTGTTGAAAATCCGACAATGATATTAAAACATAAAGATGCGGAAGTATATATAAAAAGGTTTTATGATGAAGAGATGAAAAAATATAGTATCTATTCAGTTACAAAAGATTATGGGAATAACGAAGTTTATTTGAGTTCAATAGTTCACAGAAGAGATAATCAGTTAGTAAATAAAATAAGAGAGGGTGAAATAACATATTTAAACCACGGCACTGTTGACGGTACTCCATCAAGCCGAGCTACTTCACCAATTCAGAGTACTGAATCTCTCAATGAAAACATTATACCAAATAATACAGTAAAAAATCAAGAAATTGAATTACCAAGAGAACTTGTGGATGAAGGTTACACTATTAGTGATATAGGTGAGTTTATTGACCCAGAAGGTAAAGTTTTATTTTCAAATGCTGGAACTATATTAGCTGGAGGATTTACCGGAGGAAGTGAAACTGCATTTAATCAGCATGATTGGAACGGAGATGGAGAAGTAGACCAAACAGATATACTATACGGTACTATTGCAGGGGCTATTGGATTAACTACATTTAAAAAGAAGTTCCCAAAGCTTTTTGAAAATGGAAACAATAGTGATGCAGTCATTGGTTCCTTTGCTGGTAAAGCACCATTAGGGGCAATAGACAATCAAGGCTTTTACTCTACACTTGAAAAAGTAGTGGATGAAAAAGTTGGAGGAAAGATAGACTCAGTTTCGTTGACGAAAATGTTAGAGAAAAATTCAGTTAAGCAAGATGAACTAGAATGGTCAGGCCTTAAGGATCTTATAGAAAATAATGAGAAACTTACAAAAGAGCAAATTCAACAAACACTAGATGACAATAGACTTGTTATTGAAAAGCTTGATAATAAAAAAACTAAATATGGAGATTATAAAATATCTGGCGGTGAAAACTACAGAGAGCTACTTTTTAAAACTCCAAAAGTACCGGGTGATTATACTTCTCAACATTGGGATGAATCAAATATCATAACATTTACAAGAGTTGATGATAGATCTATTGACAATAAAAAAACTCTTTTCTTAGAAGAGCTTCAAAGTGACTGGCATCAAGCAGGTAGAAAATATGGATATGAAGATGATGCAAAGATTGCAGAAGTTGAAAGAAATACTGAAGATATTTTTACTAAATATGATATGAAATTCAATAATGAAATTACAAAAAAAGAACATAACCAACTTATCAAAAAAGGTTTATCTGCAGAAGAAAATAATACTTTAAATGAATATATAAAAACAAGTGAAAATCTATTTGATATGGTTCCTGATGCACCTTTCAAAAAGAACTGGGCAGAGCTAGGGTTTAAAAGAATGATTCAAGAAGCTGTATCAAACGACTATGAAAAAATAGCATGGACAACTGGGCAACAACAGACAAAGAGGTACTCTCTTGAAAAACAGCTTGATACTATAGTTTACAACAAACAAACAGGTTATATCCAAGGAAGTAAAGCAGGAGATGAAGTAATATTTAAAAAAGTAGCTTCAGATAAAGAAGTAGAAGGATTATTAGGCAAAGAACTTACTCAAAGACTTATCGACCCTAAAAGCTCTACAAGAGATGAAATCTTTGTTTTAAAAGGCGATGAACTCAAATTTGGTGGAGATGGAATGAAAGGTTTCTACGACAATATAGTTCCTAATATTGCTAAAAAACTATTTAAAAAATATAAAGTAAAACCAAAAATGGAAGAATTGGACGATATAGAACAGATGGTATGGAGTATAGATATTACGCCAGCTATGAAAGAAGATATTAAAAAATACGGTCAACCTCTTTACATGATAGGTGGAACTGTAGTGGGACTTGAAGCATTAAATAATGGAGCTAAAGATGAATGA